In one window of Saprospiraceae bacterium DNA:
- a CDS encoding DUF58 domain-containing protein: MSFFDQFPVQAFNHLDLLANQVVEGFIIGLHKSPFHGFSVEFAEHRLYNQGESTKDIDWKVFARTDKMFSKKFEEETNLRCQIVIDASSSMYFPDTALKNGLILNKIKFSALGAACLMNVLRRQRDAFGLSIFDSELRIHTHAKSNTSHYQLLLSYLEKYILEEAINKTTNAASALHQIADQIHKRSLVILFSDMFDRQQDLDEIFSALQHLKYNKHEVILFHTMDKQLELDFEFENKPYQFVDLETGEQIRVQAHQVKEIYTEKIHRYHAEIKAKCLQYRIDYHEADINEGYDYILQSFFVKRRKMNI, translated from the coding sequence ATGAGTTTTTTCGACCAATTTCCAGTTCAGGCTTTTAACCACCTCGATTTACTTGCAAATCAGGTTGTCGAAGGATTTATTATTGGCCTCCACAAGTCCCCTTTTCACGGATTCAGCGTCGAATTTGCCGAACATCGTTTGTACAATCAGGGAGAAAGTACGAAGGATATCGACTGGAAGGTGTTTGCGAGAACAGACAAAATGTTTTCGAAAAAGTTTGAAGAAGAGACCAATCTTCGTTGCCAAATCGTGATCGATGCTTCTTCGTCGATGTATTTTCCGGACACGGCTCTTAAAAATGGTCTGATCTTAAATAAAATTAAATTTTCAGCACTTGGTGCGGCTTGTTTGATGAATGTTTTAAGAAGACAAAGAGATGCATTTGGATTATCCATATTTGACAGTGAACTCCGGATCCACACCCATGCCAAATCAAATACGAGCCATTATCAGCTTCTGCTGAGTTATCTCGAAAAGTATATATTGGAAGAGGCCATAAACAAAACGACGAATGCCGCTTCAGCACTTCATCAGATTGCTGACCAGATCCACAAACGATCGTTAGTCATTTTGTTCAGCGATATGTTTGACAGACAACAGGACCTGGACGAGATCTTCAGTGCACTTCAACATTTAAAATACAACAAACACGAAGTGATTCTCTTCCACACCATGGACAAACAACTCGAACTCGATTTCGAATTCGAGAATAAACCGTATCAGTTTGTCGATCTGGAAACCGGAGAACAAATCCGGGTGCAGGCCCACCAGGTCAAAGAGATCTATACAGAAAAAATCCATCGTTACCACGCTGAGATCAAAGCGAAATGCCTGCAATACCGCATCGATTATCACGAAGCTGATATCAATGAAGGATACGATTACATCTTGCAATCCTTTTTTGTTAAACGTCGCAAAATGAATATTTAA
- the ribD gene encoding bifunctional diaminohydroxyphosphoribosylaminopyrimidine deaminase/5-amino-6-(5-phosphoribosylamino)uracil reductase RibD, with the protein MSPTEAELYMQHCFFLAKKGLGKVSPNPLVGAVLVCDHRIIGEGYHRAYGSPHAEVNAIESVAPENRHLIANSTLFVSLEPCNHHGKTPPCTLRIVQEGIRDLYYSTTDPNPKMSGQSLSWLKENGVRIHGPIMQDSGIELIKSFHINQTEQRPYVILKFAQSSDWYMAIGGRTKISNPYTDMLVHKWRHETDGILIGRNTLHIDNPELTTRLWPGKNPVRFLLGNIAVEEKKNYKFFAEHSPAYMLNEICEEPSPQLPQILNELWRKGIGILLVEGGARTIQNFINTGLWDEARVITNQSLKIGGGLSAPSVRGQLEKEIILDSDIIRIIRKNRPS; encoded by the coding sequence ATGAGTCCTACGGAAGCGGAACTCTATATGCAACATTGTTTTTTTCTGGCCAAAAAAGGCTTAGGAAAAGTCTCTCCAAATCCACTTGTAGGTGCTGTGCTGGTTTGCGATCACAGAATTATCGGAGAAGGATATCATCGGGCTTATGGAAGTCCTCATGCTGAGGTTAATGCCATTGAATCTGTAGCACCGGAAAACCGGCATCTCATTGCAAATTCTACTTTATTCGTGAGTCTTGAACCCTGCAACCATCATGGCAAGACCCCACCCTGCACACTTCGAATTGTACAAGAAGGAATCCGGGATCTGTATTACTCTACTACGGATCCAAATCCAAAAATGTCGGGACAAAGCTTAAGCTGGCTAAAAGAAAACGGGGTCCGTATTCACGGTCCAATTATGCAGGATTCAGGGATTGAACTCATCAAATCTTTTCATATCAATCAGACAGAACAGAGGCCTTATGTAATCTTGAAATTTGCACAAAGCTCCGATTGGTATATGGCCATTGGCGGTCGAACAAAAATATCGAATCCTTATACCGACATGCTGGTTCATAAATGGAGACACGAAACTGACGGAATCCTTATAGGAAGAAACACACTCCACATAGATAATCCCGAACTGACAACCCGGTTGTGGCCTGGTAAAAACCCTGTCCGATTCTTACTTGGAAATATTGCCGTTGAAGAAAAGAAAAACTATAAATTTTTCGCTGAACATTCGCCAGCTTATATGCTGAATGAAATCTGCGAAGAACCTTCTCCACAATTGCCTCAAATTTTAAATGAGCTTTGGAGAAAAGGAATCGGCATTCTTCTGGTGGAAGGCGGGGCCAGGACCATTCAAAATTTTATAAATACAGGACTTTGGGACGAAGCCCGGGTAATTACCAATCAAAGTCTTAAAATCGGGGGTGGTCTCAGTGCCCCTTCTGTGAGAGGACAACTGGAAAAAGAGATCATATTAGATTCCGATATAATACGTATCATACGCAAAAATAGGCCTTCTTAG
- a CDS encoding RNA-binding S4 domain-containing protein, with the protein MPEKIRLDKWLWAVRIYKSRTLATEACKKGRIRCKQQELKPAHLIKTGDLIEVRKNGFNFLYLVVQLIEKRVSAALAVNCFENKTPAEELNKYESWFLHSGGKQAIRTKGSGRPTKRERREIDALGGTTGDRITEEE; encoded by the coding sequence ATGCCTGAGAAAATCAGACTGGATAAGTGGTTGTGGGCGGTCCGCATTTACAAATCGAGAACACTGGCCACAGAAGCCTGTAAAAAAGGACGAATACGCTGTAAGCAACAGGAACTCAAACCTGCGCATCTCATCAAAACAGGAGACCTGATCGAAGTCAGAAAGAATGGTTTCAACTTCCTGTACCTCGTCGTTCAACTCATTGAAAAGAGAGTATCCGCTGCATTGGCTGTCAATTGTTTCGAAAACAAAACACCCGCTGAAGAATTAAATAAATACGAATCCTGGTTTTTGCATTCCGGAGGCAAACAGGCCATCCGCACCAAGGGCTCCGGCAGACCTACCAAGAGGGAACGCCGAGAAATAGATGCGTTGGGTGGCACGACCGGGGACAGGATCACTGAGGAGGAATAA
- a CDS encoding DUF853 family protein, producing MSKEQFKESMSKAYTFQTPSIYLGAGMFDTDTIPEVEVCIPLKTMNRHGLIAGATGTGKTKTLQVLAEQLSAQGVPSLLLDIKGDLSGIAQAATENPKISSRMQLLGKEWAPILNYVELLTISEQPGTRLRATVSEFGPVLFSKILGLNDTQQGVLSMIFKFCDDNGLLLLDLEDLKKVIQFVSDDGKKAIEAEFGSFSSVSTGTILRKVIELEQQGASLFFGERSFEVEDLVRRDKHGRGVISILRVVDIQDKPKFFSSFLLQILAELYAKFPEAGDLEKPKLVLFFDEAHLLFEEATSALLDQIETVIKLIRSKGIGVYFITQNPVDIPETVLSQLGLKIQHALRAFTAKDRKAIKMAAENYPETDFYKVDQKITELGIGEAFFTALNEKGIPTPLVHVMLRAPQSRMDILTEQEIQSLVNESEIAEFYNKVMDRESAAEILAEKYQEAEDQQMQEEETRAPRRGKSTLEKVFDSTVTRQVGRTVARELTRGLLGMFGIKTTATRRRTKSWF from the coding sequence ATGTCAAAAGAGCAGTTTAAGGAGTCGATGTCAAAAGCGTATACATTCCAGACGCCTTCCATTTATTTGGGAGCAGGAATGTTTGATACCGATACGATTCCCGAAGTTGAGGTCTGTATTCCACTGAAAACCATGAACCGGCATGGTCTGATTGCAGGGGCAACGGGTACCGGGAAAACAAAAACATTGCAAGTCCTGGCCGAACAACTGTCTGCTCAGGGCGTTCCCAGTCTGTTGCTCGATATCAAAGGCGATTTAAGTGGAATTGCTCAGGCTGCCACAGAAAACCCTAAGATTAGTTCGAGGATGCAGCTGCTTGGAAAAGAATGGGCCCCGATCTTGAATTATGTGGAATTGCTTACCATTAGCGAACAACCCGGTACGAGGCTTCGTGCGACGGTTTCAGAGTTCGGACCTGTATTGTTTTCGAAAATACTTGGGTTGAACGACACTCAGCAAGGTGTTTTGTCCATGATCTTTAAATTTTGTGACGATAACGGATTACTCCTGCTTGATCTGGAGGATTTAAAAAAAGTCATTCAATTTGTTAGCGACGATGGAAAAAAAGCAATCGAAGCGGAGTTTGGTTCATTTTCATCGGTAAGCACGGGCACTATTTTACGCAAAGTCATCGAACTCGAGCAACAAGGTGCATCGTTGTTTTTTGGAGAGCGCTCTTTTGAAGTGGAGGATCTTGTACGTCGCGATAAGCATGGCAGGGGAGTGATCAGCATACTTCGCGTTGTGGATATTCAGGATAAACCAAAATTCTTCAGCAGCTTTTTGTTGCAAATTCTTGCAGAACTGTACGCAAAATTTCCAGAGGCAGGTGACCTGGAAAAACCAAAGTTGGTGCTGTTTTTTGACGAAGCGCATTTATTGTTTGAAGAAGCCACTTCTGCGCTTCTTGATCAGATTGAAACCGTTATAAAATTAATTCGTTCCAAAGGGATTGGCGTATATTTTATCACTCAAAATCCAGTTGATATTCCAGAAACTGTGCTCTCCCAATTGGGTCTGAAAATTCAACATGCTCTAAGAGCCTTTACAGCAAAGGACCGAAAAGCCATAAAAATGGCTGCTGAAAATTATCCGGAAACAGATTTTTATAAAGTCGATCAAAAAATTACGGAACTTGGAATTGGTGAAGCATTTTTTACAGCGCTTAATGAAAAAGGAATTCCAACGCCTCTGGTTCATGTGATGTTACGTGCACCTCAGTCGAGAATGGATATTCTGACCGAACAGGAAATTCAATCTCTGGTGAATGAATCAGAGATCGCTGAATTTTATAATAAAGTAATGGATAGAGAAAGTGCAGCAGAAATTCTGGCAGAGAAATATCAGGAAGCTGAAGATCAACAAATGCAGGAAGAAGAAACCCGCGCCCCTCGTCGTGGGAAAAGTACACTGGAAAAAGTATTCGACAGCACGGTGACCCGGCAAGTTGGAAGAACTGTAGCACGGGAGCTTACACGTGGGTTATTGGGAATGTTCGGAATCAAAACTACTGCAACTCGCAGAAGGACTAAATCGTGGTTTTAG
- the mqnB gene encoding futalosine hydrolase: protein MHIGIVSATTKEIEPTLHYLMDQWNSISLMNFQKGDKLVFPLVTGIGSTAMAFALARFQSMQKLDFMIHLGIAGSYQSHYEIGELREVISERWGDLGAEEADGSFLDSFELNLIQPDRFPFQESVIRNEQSVFASNLPVSSGLTVNAASGWNHSIELRKNKYNADLESMEGVGLFYACRMLDLPFLSIRAISNLVEPRNKNNWNTDLAIRNLNNYAIEFLKKWA from the coding sequence ATGCATATTGGGATCGTAAGTGCTACTACAAAAGAAATCGAACCAACCCTTCACTACCTGATGGATCAATGGAACTCCATCTCGCTGATGAATTTTCAAAAGGGAGATAAATTGGTATTTCCCCTGGTAACCGGCATCGGAAGCACTGCCATGGCTTTTGCATTGGCCAGATTTCAATCGATGCAAAAACTCGATTTCATGATTCACCTTGGCATCGCCGGCAGCTACCAATCCCATTATGAAATTGGTGAACTCCGGGAAGTCATTAGCGAGCGGTGGGGAGATTTAGGTGCAGAAGAGGCTGACGGAAGTTTTCTGGATTCCTTTGAATTAAATCTGATTCAACCGGACCGATTTCCATTTCAGGAGAGCGTCATCCGGAATGAACAGTCTGTATTTGCTTCCAATTTACCGGTAAGCTCCGGATTGACAGTAAATGCGGCCAGCGGATGGAACCACAGCATCGAACTGAGAAAAAATAAATACAATGCAGATCTCGAAAGTATGGAAGGCGTAGGATTATTCTATGCATGCAGGATGCTGGATCTGCCTTTTTTATCGATTCGTGCCATATCAAATTTAGTTGAACCCCGAAATAAAAATAACTGGAACACGGATCTGGCCATCCGGAATTTGAATAATTATGCTATTGAATTTTTAAAAAAATGGGCTTGA
- a CDS encoding DUF255 domain-containing protein encodes MKIVHRLFKNSIPAGIFILFTSCFSSSLWAQDQIKWVDWNQVQALMRKEKRKVLVDIYTDWCGWCKRMEASTFQDPRVVHYINKKYYAVRFNAEYKEDIQFKSRVYKFMENGKRGIHQLAIEITNGRLKYPTFVFMDEDFNTIQPFPGYQDAETFEILANFFGGNHYKTTPYESFVEKFKPEPLPKKP; translated from the coding sequence ATGAAGATCGTTCACAGGCTATTTAAAAACTCAATCCCTGCTGGCATTTTCATTTTATTTACAAGCTGCTTTTCTTCCTCCTTGTGGGCTCAGGACCAGATCAAATGGGTTGACTGGAATCAGGTACAGGCCTTAATGAGAAAAGAAAAGCGTAAAGTCCTCGTCGATATTTATACCGACTGGTGTGGCTGGTGCAAACGAATGGAAGCTTCTACATTTCAAGACCCAAGAGTGGTTCATTACATCAATAAAAAATATTATGCTGTAAGATTTAATGCTGAATATAAAGAAGACATTCAGTTCAAATCAAGAGTATATAAATTTATGGAAAATGGCAAGAGGGGAATTCATCAATTGGCCATAGAAATAACAAATGGCAGATTGAAATATCCGACTTTTGTGTTTATGGATGAAGACTTCAATACCATTCAACCTTTTCCGGGATATCAGGATGCTGAAACTTTCGAGATTCTTGCAAATTTCTTTGGTGGCAATCATTACAAGACAACTCCCTATGAAAGTTTTGTGGAAAAATTTAAGCCTGAACCACTTCCCAAGAAACCCTGA
- a CDS encoding aquaporin has translation MKLNKLLVECMGTFFLVLIINISALGTQTSMVPWVMGLTLAAMTYAGGHISGAHFNPAVTIAVFIRGKCSAADVPSYIFAQLLGAAVAALAAGVFFTGKVGQGMDLSVTALQAVFSEILGTFAMTWVFLNVASSKDTIGNSYYGLAIGMVVAALALVFGPLSGGAFNPAIALSYGINNISGFNNFWIYLVGETIGAIAAAYVFLLTNGKD, from the coding sequence ATGAAACTAAATAAATTACTGGTAGAATGTATGGGTACTTTCTTTCTGGTACTGATCATAAACATAAGTGCCCTGGGAACGCAAACTTCGATGGTTCCTTGGGTAATGGGACTTACTTTGGCTGCCATGACCTATGCAGGTGGCCATATTTCAGGAGCACATTTCAATCCTGCTGTTACGATTGCAGTTTTCATCAGAGGGAAATGCAGTGCTGCAGATGTACCTTCCTATATTTTTGCCCAATTGCTTGGAGCTGCTGTGGCTGCTTTGGCAGCAGGCGTTTTTTTTACGGGCAAAGTTGGTCAGGGAATGGATCTGTCTGTTACGGCATTGCAGGCCGTGTTCTCCGAAATCTTAGGCACATTCGCCATGACCTGGGTGTTTTTGAATGTGGCCAGCTCGAAAGACACGATTGGCAATTCCTACTATGGGCTGGCAATTGGAATGGTGGTCGCCGCACTGGCACTTGTATTTGGCCCCCTGTCGGGTGGTGCATTTAATCCCGCCATCGCACTGAGTTATGGCATCAATAATATTTCAGGATTCAATAATTTCTGGATCTATCTTGTGGGGGAAACCATAGGAGCCATTGCCGCCGCCTATGTTTTTCTGCTGACCAATGGAAAGGACTAA
- the trxA gene encoding thioredoxin, translating to MAFEFTDANFQSEAMAQDRVAVVDFWAEWCGPCRLVGPVIEELAGEYGDRAKIGKLNVDHNPSVSMQFSVRSIPTILFIKNGQVVDKQVGAASKATLKQKLESIL from the coding sequence ATGGCATTTGAATTTACAGACGCAAATTTTCAATCTGAGGCCATGGCTCAGGACCGCGTAGCTGTCGTTGATTTTTGGGCCGAATGGTGTGGACCCTGCAGGTTGGTTGGACCGGTTATTGAAGAGCTCGCGGGCGAATATGGAGACCGCGCAAAAATTGGAAAACTCAACGTGGACCACAATCCTTCCGTTTCCATGCAATTCAGCGTGCGAAGTATACCTACCATATTGTTCATAAAAAATGGGCAGGTCGTTGACAAACAGGTGGGTGCGGCTTCTAAAGCAACCCTGAAACAAAAATTAGAGTCCATACTTTAA
- a CDS encoding pirin family protein, giving the protein MDRKEFIKNGLLGTGIFVTGVSQAGTLINEIDELHSLEPIHNPSDLGFNHIPNTQSKIMASTVLHKANTRGNANHGWLNSYHTFSFANYYNPERMHFGVLRVLNDDTVQAGMGFPTHPHDNMEIISIPLDGDLEHKDSMGNVAVIKNGDVQVMSAGTGIQHSEYNKNKDRLVKFLQIWVFPNKKNLKPRYDQLTLKLSDRQNKLQQILSPNPNDPGVWIHQDAWFHIGKFDKGLKTRYALKKNGNGIYAFVIHGDFKIDNIHLNSRDGLGIWGTHSIEIASQSQGAEILLMEVPMKA; this is encoded by the coding sequence ATGGACAGAAAGGAATTTATAAAAAACGGATTACTGGGTACCGGAATATTTGTTACCGGTGTTTCTCAGGCAGGAACGCTGATCAACGAGATTGATGAATTGCACAGCTTAGAACCCATCCACAATCCTTCAGACCTTGGTTTCAATCATATACCCAACACCCAATCCAAAATTATGGCCAGCACTGTTTTACATAAAGCCAATACCCGTGGCAACGCCAACCATGGATGGCTTAACAGCTATCACACGTTTAGTTTTGCCAACTATTACAACCCCGAACGCATGCATTTTGGAGTGCTGCGTGTCCTCAACGACGATACGGTCCAGGCTGGGATGGGATTCCCAACACATCCGCACGACAACATGGAGATCATCAGCATTCCGCTGGATGGAGACCTCGAACACAAGGACAGCATGGGCAATGTAGCGGTCATTAAAAATGGAGATGTCCAGGTCATGAGCGCGGGAACGGGCATCCAACACAGCGAGTACAACAAAAACAAAGACCGGCTGGTCAAGTTCCTACAGATCTGGGTTTTTCCCAACAAGAAAAATCTCAAACCGCGTTACGATCAACTCACTTTAAAACTGAGCGATCGCCAAAATAAACTGCAACAAATCCTGTCGCCCAATCCCAATGATCCTGGTGTGTGGATTCATCAGGATGCATGGTTTCACATCGGCAAATTCGACAAGGGCCTCAAGACCCGTTACGCACTCAAAAAAAATGGAAATGGCATATATGCATTCGTCATTCACGGAGATTTTAAAATTGATAACATCCATCTGAATTCGCGCGACGGACTTGGAATCTGGGGCACGCATTCCATTGAAATTGCATCCCAAAGTCAGGGAGCAGAAATTCTATTGATGGAAGTACCGATGAAAGCGTAG
- a CDS encoding DUF3810 family protein encodes MLFAGALLVFVTALLTKYLYSYFENSGGFILNFYLNHFFWWYRKSWDFIFAGSPVALSLVWLTFVLLLILYGLYLKIGNKLSWLHLFLSTFILISIHYIWFYWAWGFNYNRPNPWIVSKVPDSIFYKEINDHLLYSGKLRATLDLGSSIFDKSIHEQKMRKALQDYLTGNGIKAVGKPRCRYLYPEGSLLVWSTSGVYVPFTGESLLDPGLHVLAQAFTIPHELAHAFGVTNEAVCNFLAYKVCSQSEDPLIRYAAAFNYLKYLLADLRRKNNEMYREVYTKLNALLIKDLADVRNKHDQYPELFPSFRDWIYDFYLKKHGMPEGEFTYNQMVSLVIADKKKQFSN; translated from the coding sequence ATGTTATTTGCTGGGGCATTACTTGTATTTGTAACTGCGCTATTGACCAAATATTTGTATAGTTATTTTGAAAATTCAGGAGGTTTTATTTTAAACTTTTATTTAAATCATTTTTTTTGGTGGTATAGGAAATCATGGGATTTCATTTTTGCCGGAAGCCCTGTTGCGCTGTCCTTAGTTTGGTTGACCTTTGTTTTATTGCTGATCCTCTATGGACTGTACCTAAAAATAGGGAATAAACTGAGCTGGTTACACCTGTTTCTTTCAACTTTTATCCTGATTTCCATACATTACATTTGGTTCTATTGGGCCTGGGGGTTCAACTACAATCGTCCCAATCCCTGGATCGTGTCAAAAGTCCCGGACTCTATTTTTTACAAAGAAATCAATGATCATCTGCTTTATTCCGGCAAGTTGAGAGCAACGCTCGATTTGGGATCATCCATTTTCGATAAAAGTATCCACGAACAAAAAATGCGAAAGGCTTTGCAGGATTATTTGACCGGGAATGGAATCAAAGCGGTTGGAAAGCCACGTTGCCGGTATCTTTATCCAGAAGGCTCCCTGCTTGTTTGGTCTACATCCGGAGTGTACGTTCCATTTACCGGAGAGAGTTTGCTGGATCCCGGACTCCATGTATTGGCACAGGCATTCACCATTCCTCATGAATTAGCGCATGCTTTTGGTGTCACCAATGAGGCAGTCTGTAATTTTCTGGCTTATAAAGTTTGTAGCCAAAGCGAAGATCCGCTGATCCGATATGCAGCAGCTTTCAACTACCTCAAATATTTGTTGGCAGATCTGCGCAGGAAGAATAACGAAATGTATCGCGAAGTTTATACAAAGTTGAATGCCTTACTCATTAAGGACCTTGCGGATGTGCGTAATAAACACGATCAGTATCCTGAGCTTTTTCCATCCTTCAGAGATTGGATATACGATTTTTACTTAAAGAAACACGGCATGCCCGAGGGTGAATTTACTTACAATCAAATGGTATCGTTGGTTATTGCTGACAAGAAAAAACAGTTCTCAAATTGA
- the glmM gene encoding phosphoglucosamine mutase has product MAIISSVSGIRGTVGGDPATNLSPQKIIAYLGAYSRLLLQKNPRPKVVLGRDGRLSGEMLNALAEGYLLSMGIDVIQTGYSTTPTLEMDVIQTRADGGIMLSASHNPKEWNALKLLNNQGEFISEEVGNWIRSQIDMDIEKYPTVDQLGQSITKSDSLQNHVEAIINHPLVATEAIRERKFKISADCINSTGALALPVLFDALNIEYKLLNANSFGEFAHNPEPLEEHLSELMSLTQTGFDLGVAVDPDVDRLALIDEQGNYFGEEYSLVAVADYVLDKRPGNTVSNLSSSRALRDLTISKGGNYFASAVGEVHVVKKMKEVDAVIGGEGNGGIILPDLHYGRDALIGIALILTNLCSKNCSLSMLKKSYTSYKMQKDKLVLDEKVNFKELIPFLSEKYSGASINLEDGMKIDFEEGWLHIRKSNTEPIIRIYSEAKTANEALAYVENLKQLINLFKS; this is encoded by the coding sequence ATGGCTATAATCAGCTCAGTTTCCGGGATTAGAGGTACGGTCGGAGGGGATCCCGCCACTAATTTGAGTCCGCAAAAAATAATTGCATATTTAGGGGCTTACAGCCGGTTGCTACTGCAAAAGAACCCCCGCCCAAAAGTTGTCCTGGGTCGCGATGGCAGGCTGAGCGGTGAAATGCTGAACGCTTTGGCTGAAGGCTATTTGTTGTCTATGGGAATAGATGTCATTCAGACGGGTTACAGTACAACTCCCACGCTGGAAATGGATGTTATTCAAACCAGAGCAGACGGAGGGATTATGCTGAGCGCCAGTCACAATCCAAAGGAATGGAATGCTTTAAAACTCCTGAATAACCAAGGTGAATTTATATCGGAAGAGGTTGGAAACTGGATACGGTCTCAAATCGATATGGACATTGAAAAGTACCCGACTGTTGACCAGCTCGGTCAAAGCATTACAAAATCAGACAGTCTGCAAAATCATGTTGAAGCCATTATCAATCACCCTTTAGTCGCTACAGAAGCCATTCGCGAGAGAAAATTTAAAATCTCAGCAGACTGCATAAATTCAACGGGGGCACTTGCCCTACCCGTTCTTTTCGATGCCCTGAACATTGAATACAAATTGCTGAATGCGAATTCCTTTGGCGAATTTGCACACAATCCCGAACCGCTGGAAGAACATTTATCAGAGCTCATGTCCCTGACCCAAACAGGCTTTGATCTCGGCGTTGCTGTCGACCCCGATGTCGATCGACTGGCACTGATCGATGAACAAGGAAATTATTTTGGTGAAGAATACTCCCTCGTAGCCGTTGCAGATTATGTCTTAGACAAAAGGCCCGGAAACACAGTTTCGAATTTATCCAGCTCGCGCGCCCTGCGCGACTTAACGATCTCCAAAGGAGGAAATTATTTTGCTTCAGCCGTGGGCGAAGTGCACGTCGTCAAAAAAATGAAAGAGGTCGATGCCGTCATAGGAGGAGAAGGAAACGGTGGCATCATTTTACCCGACCTCCACTATGGTAGAGATGCACTCATCGGCATAGCTTTAATCCTGACCAATCTATGTTCAAAGAATTGCAGCCTATCCATGCTTAAAAAATCGTATACCAGTTATAAGATGCAAAAGGATAAACTGGTCCTGGATGAGAAAGTCAATTTTAAAGAACTGATCCCTTTTCTATCGGAAAAATATTCAGGTGCTTCTATCAATTTGGAAGACGGAATGAAAATTGATTTTGAAGAGGGCTGGCTGCACATCCGCAAATCGAACACGGAGCCGATAATCCGCATTTACAGCGAAGCCAAAACAGCAAATGAGGCCCTGGCCTATGTCGAAAACTTAAAACAATTGATCAACTTATTCAAGTCCTGA
- a CDS encoding cysteine desulfurase → MSKPRYYLDHAATTPLLPEVRNYLMEITGKYYGNPSSTHAEGRASRSFIEESRKTIAKNVGANPSEIFFTASGSESNNLILKGAVGSLGVQRIISTRIEHSCNLQCFEWLQKNKLAEIVFLDVDAHGRIQLDQLESLLKNSNGKTLVSLMHVNNEIGTQIDLSAISQLCKQYDALFHSDTVQGLGFNKYDLNEVSIDFLSGSAHKFYAPKGCAFVYINGRHILQPLIHGGSQERNMRAGTENIYGIGCMSFALNYCNEHLESRLVQLAHLKQRFVNGIMNVVPGAQLNSPPDHCSPKIANVQFPWFEGNELMNILFDIEGLSVSAGSACSSGTEKGSHVISTIRPDHKGKAVRFSFAHFNTDEEIDSALEIIAKCLRGKL, encoded by the coding sequence ATGTCGAAACCTCGTTATTACCTGGACCATGCAGCCACTACGCCACTTCTTCCGGAAGTGAGAAATTACCTGATGGAAATCACCGGAAAGTACTATGGAAATCCATCGTCGACACACGCTGAAGGACGGGCGTCCAGGAGTTTTATTGAAGAATCGCGAAAGACCATTGCAAAAAACGTGGGAGCCAATCCCTCGGAAATTTTTTTTACGGCTTCGGGCAGTGAATCCAATAATCTCATTCTAAAAGGTGCCGTAGGTTCACTTGGAGTTCAAAGAATCATCAGCACCCGCATCGAACATTCCTGTAATTTGCAATGCTTCGAGTGGCTTCAGAAAAATAAACTTGCTGAAATTGTTTTTCTGGATGTGGATGCGCACGGACGGATTCAATTGGATCAGCTCGAAAGCCTGCTCAAAAATTCCAATGGAAAAACACTGGTTTCGCTGATGCATGTCAATAATGAAATTGGAACCCAAATCGACTTATCCGCAATTTCCCAACTTTGCAAACAATACGATGCGTTGTTCCACAGCGATACGGTGCAGGGACTTGGTTTTAACAAATACGATCTGAATGAAGTTTCCATAGATTTCCTCAGTGGGTCTGCACACAAATTCTATGCTCCGAAAGGTTGTGCCTTTGTGTATATAAACGGCCGCCATATTCTACAACCTTTAATCCACGGGGGTTCGCAGGAACGCAATATGAGGGCCGGCACCGAAAACATTTACGGAATCGGATGCATGAGTTTTGCGCTGAACTATTGCAACGAACATTTGGAAAGCCGTTTGGTACAACTCGCACACTTAAAACAAAGGTTTGTCAACGGAATCATGAATGTGGTACCCGGAGCCCAGTTGAATTCTCCCCCCGATCATTGTTCTCCGAAAATAGCGAATGTGCAATTTCCCTGGTTTGAAGGAAATGAATTGATGAACATCCTGTTTGATATCGAAGGCTTGAGTGTTTCGGCCGGCTCTGCCTGCAGTTCGGGCACAGAAAAAGGATCCCATGTCATTTCGACCATCAGGCCGGATCATAAAGGGAAAGCGGTGCGTTTTTCCTTTGCACACTTCAATACGGATGAAGAAATCGACTCCGCTCTTGAAATCATCGCCAAATGCCTCAGAGGTAAACTCTGA